A stretch of the Actinotalea sp. JY-7876 genome encodes the following:
- a CDS encoding sensor histidine kinase, which yields MTAPPPEPAAAPLFTEQSARRLGPVRRFFAQHPVVVDVLLILWFLVFALFVPLVSADTMRYDSVAENDPLADRMWWWVLGLALAGSVVLTRRRARPLAVTAAMTALGVVSLATTGQIGGFDLGVAFGVYVVAASYRPSVTWRTVGLCTAVLAAAALAPAARAYAYFADGWAPPPGSASTVRDPVALSEWFAMLLLLAICVLLAVSFGTGVRNRRLHLADLVERANALARERDQQLRLARVAERSTIAREMHDVVAHSLSVMIALGDGANAALDRSPDRSLAALRELSATGRSALGDIRRIFGVLGAQEGSPGGGAPAAGPAPYEPQPEGLDLAALVERFRAAGLPVRATGLTDPALERADARLRLAAHRIAQEALTNALRYAPGTAAVELAVRRGPGVLEIEVVDRGPAAPVRTGQGSGRGIIGMRERAAVNGGALEAGPYAGGWRVRASLPWPDDASDRTPAPASA from the coding sequence GTGACCGCTCCCCCGCCCGAGCCGGCGGCCGCACCGCTCTTCACCGAGCAGTCGGCGCGCCGGCTCGGGCCGGTCCGGCGGTTCTTCGCTCAGCACCCGGTCGTCGTGGACGTCCTGCTCATCCTGTGGTTCCTCGTCTTCGCCCTCTTTGTGCCGCTGGTCAGCGCCGACACGATGCGGTACGACTCCGTGGCGGAGAACGACCCGCTCGCCGACCGCATGTGGTGGTGGGTGCTGGGTCTCGCCCTCGCCGGCTCGGTGGTCCTCACCCGGCGCCGTGCCCGCCCGCTCGCGGTCACGGCGGCGATGACCGCCCTCGGCGTCGTCTCGCTCGCCACGACGGGCCAGATCGGCGGGTTCGACCTCGGCGTGGCGTTCGGGGTGTACGTCGTGGCCGCGTCGTACCGCCCGTCGGTCACGTGGCGCACCGTCGGGCTCTGCACCGCGGTGCTCGCGGCGGCCGCCCTGGCGCCGGCCGCCCGCGCGTACGCCTACTTCGCGGACGGCTGGGCACCGCCCCCGGGCAGCGCCAGCACCGTCCGCGACCCGGTGGCCCTCTCGGAGTGGTTCGCCATGCTCCTGCTCCTGGCCATCTGCGTGCTGCTGGCCGTGTCCTTCGGCACCGGCGTGCGCAACCGGCGCCTGCACCTGGCGGACCTCGTGGAGCGGGCCAACGCGCTCGCCCGCGAGCGTGACCAGCAGCTGCGCCTGGCCCGCGTCGCCGAGCGGTCCACGATCGCGCGCGAGATGCACGACGTCGTCGCGCACAGCCTGTCGGTGATGATCGCCCTCGGCGACGGCGCGAACGCGGCCCTGGACCGCTCACCCGACCGGTCGCTCGCGGCGCTGCGCGAGCTCTCCGCGACGGGCCGCTCGGCGCTCGGCGACATCCGCCGGATCTTCGGCGTGCTCGGGGCGCAGGAGGGGAGCCCGGGCGGCGGCGCGCCGGCCGCGGGCCCGGCGCCGTACGAGCCGCAGCCCGAAGGGCTGGACCTGGCCGCGCTGGTCGAGCGCTTCCGAGCCGCCGGGCTGCCGGTGCGCGCCACCGGTCTGACCGACCCCGCCCTCGAGCGGGCCGACGCGCGGCTGCGCCTCGCGGCCCACCGCATCGCCCAGGAGGCGCTCACCAACGCCCTGCGCTACGCGCCGGGCACGGCGGCGGTGGAGCTCGCGGTCCGCCGAGGGCCCGGCGTCCTCGAGATCGAGGTCGTCGACCGCGGGCCGGCCGCGCCCGTGCGGACGGGCCAGGGGTCGGGGCGCGGCATCATCGGCATGCGCGAGCGCGCCGCCGTCAACGGCGGCGCGCTCGAGGCCGGGCCCTACGCGGGGGGGTGGCGCGTGCGCGCGTCCCTCCCGTGGCCGGACGACGCGTCGGACCGCACGCCGGCGCCCGCGAGCGCCTGA
- a CDS encoding ABC transporter permease yields the protein MSAATAAAPLAPARRAATVRPVTFGRLVASEWIKLRSLRSTWWSLGVAAAFLVAFAVLQTWGTSTDPLNFGSGVSQSGASFVTGGWFLVQLVVCVLGALLITGEYGTGQIRSTLSAEPRRIPVLAAKLVVLFGTVFAAMTVAAAIGWAGASPWFDTIGVSIDLTDPSDLRVLLGTPLYLATVAALAFAFGALLRNSAAAIATVLGLLLVVENVFSLIPGRFIELAGPFLPSRAGSLVLQDDSSLDAHVMWSEMSDVAALGPWQGWAVLAAWVAVLLTVAAVLLRRRDA from the coding sequence GTGAGCGCCGCGACGGCCGCCGCGCCGCTCGCCCCGGCCCGCCGCGCGGCGACCGTGCGACCGGTCACCTTCGGGCGCCTCGTCGCGTCCGAGTGGATCAAGCTCCGGAGCCTGCGCTCCACGTGGTGGAGCCTCGGCGTCGCCGCCGCCTTCCTGGTCGCCTTCGCCGTGCTGCAGACCTGGGGCACGTCGACCGACCCCCTGAACTTCGGCAGCGGCGTCTCGCAGAGCGGCGCCTCCTTCGTCACCGGCGGCTGGTTCCTCGTCCAGCTCGTGGTGTGCGTGCTCGGCGCGCTCCTCATCACGGGCGAGTACGGGACCGGGCAGATCCGCTCCACCCTGAGCGCCGAGCCGCGCCGGATCCCTGTCCTGGCCGCCAAGCTGGTCGTGCTGTTCGGCACCGTCTTCGCCGCCATGACCGTGGCCGCCGCGATCGGCTGGGCCGGTGCGTCGCCGTGGTTCGACACCATCGGCGTCTCGATCGACCTCACCGACCCCAGCGACCTGCGCGTCCTGCTGGGCACCCCGCTCTACCTGGCGACCGTGGCCGCGCTGGCGTTCGCGTTCGGTGCCCTGCTGCGCAACTCGGCCGCCGCCATCGCCACGGTGCTCGGGCTGCTGCTCGTGGTCGAGAACGTCTTCTCGCTGATCCCCGGCCGGTTCATCGAGCTGGCCGGCCCGTTCCTGCCCTCGCGCGCCGGCAGCCTGGTGCTGCAGGACGACAGCAGCCTCGACGCCCACGTCATGTGGAGCGAGATGTCCGACGTCGCGGCACTGGGCCCGTGGCAGGGCTGGGCCGTCCTGGCCGCCTGGGTCGCGGTCCTGCTCACCGTCGCCGCGGTGCTCCTGCGCCGCCGCGACGCCTAG
- a CDS encoding ABC transporter ATP-binding protein has protein sequence MIEATGLTKRYGDKTAVDGISFTVRPGMVTGFLGPNGAGKSTTMRMIVGLDRPTAGHVTVNGKPYAQHRAPLGEVGTLLEAKAVHTGRSARNHLLALAATHGISRARVDEVIEMTGLASVAKKRAGKFSLGMGQRLGIAAALLGDPQTLILDEPVNGLDPEGVLWVRTLLRHLASQGRTVFLSSHLMSEMALTADHLIVVGRGRLIADAPVAEIVARAQTDVVRVRTPQATELERALTAQGATVTSVAHDLLEVAGSTTAAIADTALRAGVAVHELAAVQASLEDAYMRLTAGDVEYQSSPVPGAPSAAATAGSAR, from the coding sequence ATGATCGAGGCCACAGGGCTCACCAAGAGGTACGGGGACAAGACGGCGGTCGACGGGATCTCCTTCACCGTCCGCCCGGGCATGGTGACCGGGTTCCTCGGTCCCAACGGCGCCGGCAAGTCCACCACGATGCGCATGATCGTCGGGCTCGACCGCCCCACCGCCGGGCACGTCACCGTGAACGGCAAGCCCTACGCCCAGCACCGCGCCCCCCTCGGCGAGGTCGGCACGCTGCTCGAGGCGAAGGCGGTCCACACCGGCCGCTCGGCGCGCAACCACCTGCTGGCGCTCGCCGCGACGCACGGCATCAGCCGGGCGCGCGTCGACGAGGTCATCGAGATGACGGGCCTGGCCAGCGTCGCCAAGAAGCGCGCCGGCAAGTTCTCCCTCGGCATGGGGCAGCGCCTCGGCATCGCGGCGGCCCTGCTCGGCGACCCGCAGACGCTGATCCTCGACGAGCCGGTCAACGGCCTGGACCCCGAGGGCGTCCTGTGGGTCCGCACGCTGCTGCGGCACCTCGCGTCCCAGGGCCGCACCGTCTTCCTGTCCTCGCACCTCATGAGCGAGATGGCGCTGACCGCCGACCACCTCATCGTCGTGGGCCGCGGCCGCCTCATCGCCGACGCGCCCGTCGCGGAGATCGTCGCCCGGGCCCAGACCGACGTCGTGCGCGTGCGCACGCCGCAGGCGACCGAGCTCGAGCGCGCCCTCACCGCCCAGGGCGCCACGGTGACCTCCGTGGCGCACGACCTGCTCGAGGTCGCGGGCAGCACCACCGCCGCGATCGCCGACACGGCCCTGCGGGCCGGCGTCGCCGTCCACGAGCTGGCGGCCGTGCAGGCCTCCCTCGAGGACGCGTACATGCGCCTCACCGCGGGCGACGTCGAGTACCAGTCCAGCCCCGTCCCCGGCGCCCCGAGCGCCGCCGCGACCGCCGGGAGCGCGCGGTGA
- the msrA gene encoding peptide-methionine (S)-S-oxide reductase MsrA → MVTPERALRGRDAYPYPVPERHAVLGTPLAGPWPTGTQTLYVALGCFWGAEKEMWQLPGVVTTAAGYQGGYTPFPTYEEVCTGMTGHTEAVLVAYDPTVLSTTELLRTFWTLHDPTQGFRQGNDVGTQYRSAIYPTTPEQAAAALATREAFEPELRRNGYGPITTEIRAAEDAGRFYYAEEYHQQYLHKVPNGYCPVHSTGVACPLPTA, encoded by the coding sequence ATGGTCACCCCGGAGCGCGCGCTGCGCGGCCGGGACGCCTACCCCTACCCCGTGCCCGAGCGCCACGCGGTCCTGGGCACCCCGCTGGCCGGTCCGTGGCCGACGGGCACCCAGACCCTGTACGTCGCCCTCGGGTGCTTCTGGGGCGCCGAGAAGGAGATGTGGCAGCTGCCGGGCGTCGTGACGACCGCCGCGGGCTACCAGGGCGGGTACACGCCGTTCCCGACCTACGAGGAGGTGTGCACCGGCATGACCGGGCACACCGAGGCCGTGCTCGTCGCCTACGACCCCACCGTGCTGAGCACGACGGAGCTGCTGCGCACGTTCTGGACCCTGCACGACCCGACGCAGGGCTTCCGCCAGGGCAACGACGTGGGCACGCAGTACCGCTCGGCGATCTACCCGACGACGCCCGAGCAGGCCGCGGCCGCGTTGGCGACGCGCGAGGCGTTCGAGCCGGAGCTGCGCCGCAACGGCTACGGCCCGATCACCACCGAGATCCGCGCCGCCGAGGACGCCGGGCGCTTCTACTACGCCGAGGAGTACCACCAGCAGTACCTGCACAAGGTGCCGAACGGGTACTGCCCGGTGCACTCGACCGGCGTCGCCTGCCCGCTGCCGACGGCCTGA
- a CDS encoding cystathionine gamma-synthase, with product MSDAPHDWTSAGFSTRAIHAGSEPDPTTGAVVPPIYQVSTYKQDGVGGLRGGYEYSRSANPTRTALEEALAAVESGAAAFAFASGLAAEDTLLRAVLRPGDHVVVPDDAYGGTYRLVARVFGPWGIEHTPVDLSDLDAVAAAIVPGRTKAVWVETPTNPLLGVSDIAALSALARAAGAVLAVDNTFATPYLQQPLALGADVVVHSTTKYIGGHSDVVGGALVVADGAQLPVGLAGPTGTASLADAVGFHQNASGAVAGPFDAWLTLRGLKTLAVRMDRHCSNAATVARFLAEHAAVTEVIYPGLASHPGHELAARQMSGFGGMVSFRVGSAEKALEVCARTKVFTLAESLGGIESLVEHPGRMTHASVAGSPLEVPDDLVRLSVGIEDVADLVADLGQALA from the coding sequence GTGAGCGACGCACCCCACGACTGGACCTCTGCCGGCTTCTCGACCCGCGCGATCCACGCCGGTTCGGAGCCCGACCCGACGACGGGCGCCGTCGTCCCTCCGATCTACCAGGTCTCGACCTACAAGCAGGACGGCGTCGGCGGCCTGCGAGGCGGCTACGAGTACTCGCGGTCCGCCAACCCCACGCGCACCGCGCTCGAGGAGGCCCTCGCGGCCGTCGAGAGCGGGGCCGCCGCCTTCGCCTTCGCGTCGGGCCTCGCGGCGGAGGACACGCTGCTGCGGGCGGTGCTGCGTCCGGGGGACCACGTCGTGGTGCCCGACGACGCGTACGGCGGCACCTACCGCCTGGTCGCCCGGGTCTTCGGGCCCTGGGGCATCGAGCACACGCCCGTGGACCTGTCCGACCTCGACGCGGTCGCGGCCGCGATCGTGCCCGGACGCACCAAGGCGGTCTGGGTCGAGACGCCGACGAACCCGCTGCTCGGCGTGAGCGACATCGCGGCCCTGTCGGCGCTCGCGCGCGCGGCGGGCGCCGTGCTCGCCGTCGACAACACGTTCGCGACGCCGTACCTGCAGCAGCCCCTCGCGCTCGGCGCGGACGTCGTCGTGCACTCGACGACGAAGTACATCGGGGGCCACAGCGACGTCGTCGGCGGTGCGCTCGTCGTGGCCGACGGCGCCCAGCTGCCGGTCGGGCTCGCGGGACCCACGGGCACGGCGTCGCTGGCCGACGCGGTGGGGTTCCACCAGAACGCGTCGGGTGCCGTCGCCGGGCCGTTCGACGCCTGGCTCACGCTCCGCGGCCTCAAGACGCTCGCCGTCCGCATGGACCGCCACTGCTCGAACGCGGCGACCGTCGCGCGGTTCCTCGCCGAGCACGCCGCGGTCACCGAGGTGATCTACCCGGGGCTGGCGAGCCACCCCGGCCACGAGCTCGCCGCGCGGCAGATGAGCGGCTTCGGCGGCATGGTCTCGTTCCGGGTCGGCAGCGCGGAGAAGGCGCTGGAGGTGTGCGCCCGGACCAAGGTCTTCACGCTGGCCGAGTCGCTCGGGGGCATCGAGTCGCTGGTCGAGCACCCCGGGCGCATGACGCACGCGTCCGTCGCGGGGTCACCGCTCGAGGTCCCGGACGACCTGGTGCGCCTCTCGGTGGGCATCGAGGACGTCGCGGACCTGGTGGCCGACCTCGGCCAGGCGCTCGCGTGA
- a CDS encoding AI-2E family transporter: MSAPQTTAPLTSAAEPGAVDRRPASESVPRGVRVAAAFAWRLLLISVAVAVLAIVMAYTKVIWVPVLLALLLTVLLSPAVDLLVRRARVPRGVASGLAVVVLLGVVTGLVVLAGREIAQGVGELWTQAQAGFDELLGSLAASPLGVDQAQIDAYLDQAQDQLSANSGTLVSGAVSVTTTVGHVLAGAVVTLFCLFFFLKDGSLIWTWMLRLLPMRSREAAFEASRRGVITLGAFTRTQILVAAIDAVGIGVGAAILGIPLALPLAVLVFLASFIPFVGAIATGAIAVLVALVDQGAGTALIMLAIVLGVQQLEGHVLQPLLLGHAVSLHPVAVLLGVTAGSLAAGIVGALFAVPLLATLNTVVLYLHGHDKFPSLGRDEAGFAARMRRLNGGPVDDPGVAA, from the coding sequence GTGAGCGCGCCGCAGACCACCGCGCCGCTGACGAGCGCGGCGGAGCCCGGCGCCGTGGACCGGCGACCGGCGAGCGAGTCGGTGCCGCGCGGGGTGCGCGTCGCCGCGGCGTTCGCGTGGCGCCTCCTGCTCATCTCGGTCGCCGTGGCGGTCCTGGCGATCGTCATGGCCTACACCAAGGTCATCTGGGTGCCGGTGCTCCTGGCACTGCTGCTCACGGTCCTGCTGTCGCCGGCGGTGGACCTGCTCGTCCGGCGCGCCCGGGTCCCGCGGGGCGTCGCCTCGGGACTGGCCGTCGTGGTGCTGCTCGGGGTCGTGACCGGGCTGGTCGTGCTCGCCGGACGCGAGATCGCCCAGGGCGTCGGTGAGCTGTGGACCCAGGCGCAGGCCGGTTTCGACGAGCTGCTCGGCAGCCTCGCGGCGAGCCCGCTCGGGGTGGACCAGGCGCAGATCGACGCCTACCTCGACCAGGCCCAGGACCAGCTCAGCGCGAACAGCGGCACGCTCGTCTCGGGCGCCGTCTCCGTGACGACCACGGTCGGGCACGTGCTCGCCGGCGCCGTGGTCACGCTGTTCTGCCTGTTCTTCTTCCTCAAGGACGGCTCGCTGATCTGGACCTGGATGCTTCGCCTGCTGCCGATGCGGTCGCGCGAGGCGGCGTTCGAGGCGTCGCGACGCGGGGTGATCACGCTCGGCGCCTTCACGCGCACGCAGATCCTCGTCGCCGCGATCGACGCGGTCGGCATCGGCGTGGGCGCCGCGATCCTCGGCATCCCGCTCGCCCTGCCGCTGGCGGTGCTCGTCTTCCTCGCCAGCTTCATCCCGTTCGTGGGCGCGATCGCCACCGGTGCGATCGCGGTGCTCGTGGCCCTCGTGGACCAGGGCGCCGGCACGGCGCTGATCATGCTCGCCATCGTGCTCGGCGTGCAGCAGCTCGAGGGGCACGTGCTCCAGCCGCTCCTGCTCGGCCACGCGGTCTCGCTCCACCCCGTCGCCGTGCTCCTCGGGGTGACGGCCGGCTCGCTGGCCGCGGGCATCGTCGGGGCCCTCTTCGCCGTGCCGCTGCTGGCCACGCTCAACACGGTCGTGCTCTACCTGCACGGGCACGACAAGTTCCCCTCCTTGGGGCGCGACGAGGCGGGGTTCGCGGCGCGGATGCGCCGGCTCAACGGGGGCCCGGTCGACGACCCGGGCGTGGCAGCCTGA